One Bombilactobacillus folatiphilus genomic window, GATATGAGTAGTGATATTAAACAAGCCGATTTAACAGCTTTTGCGCAAGGTGCTAGTGGCCGGCAGAATGCCTTGGCAGCCGCTTATCGTTTTGTTATTGATTACACGACCAAGCCGCAATTTACGCCGGGCTTGTATTTGTCGGGCGATTTTGGCATTGGTAAGACGTATTTGTTGGCAGCTATTGCTAAAGAATTGGTCCAAAATCAGGTTGCAGTTTTGCTGATTCATTTTCCGACGTTCACGGTACAAATGAAAAATGCGATTCACGATAATTCAGTTTTGAGTCGGATTGATCAAATCAAGACTGTGCCGATTTTGATGTTGGATGATATTGGGGCGGATTCTTTGAGTTCGTGGATCCGTGATGAAGTGTTGGGCGTGATTTTGCAGTATCGGATGCAGGAACAATTGCCGACTTTTTTCTCTTCGAATTTTGCGATGAAAGATTTGGAAAAACATTTGACCATTAATCAACGTGGTGACCAAGAACCTATCAAAGCCGCGCGCATTATGGAACGGGTGCGGTATTTATCACATGAAGTTATCTTGTCAGGTCCTAATCGTCGTTTTGAAAAATAGTCAAGTTGACTTGCAAAAAATAAAAGTGCGTGTTTTAATGTGAACATAGCTTGAAAGTTTTCTTTGCAGGGAGAGTTGACCTTAGACTGAAAGTCGCTCATCAGAAAACTTAACTAAATAAAATTGATATTAGTGTTGGTTTGGTCACATTATCGACTGATGAAGATAAGTAATTCATTACTTAATGTGGGTGGAACCGCGTCAACGACGTCCCTTAGACTATTTAATAGTTTAAGGGGCGTTTTTTATTTTTAGGAGGAGAAAATGGCTCGAATTACCTTAGAATTTCCAGATGGCTCCAAGCGTGAGTTTGCACAAGATGTGACACCGCTATCAGTGGCTGAATCGATTAGTAATAGTTTAAAAAAGCAGGCGGTGGCTGCCAAAGTTAATGGCGTTTTGGTGGATATCAATCGGCCTATCGTTCAAGACGCACAAGTAGAAATTGTCACGAAGAAAGATGATGCAGCTCCAGAAGTTGCTCGGAATACTGCAGTATTCTTGTTGAGTGCAGCGTTAAAGCAAAAATATCCTGCAATTCATTTTGGCGAACAAGCTGTGAACAATGATGGTTTTTATTTAGATACCGATAAGGCTGAGAACCAAGTTAGTGTTGATGAATTATCTGCTTTGATGCAAGATGTTAATAAATTGATTAAGGATAATGCGCCAATTGAACGTCAATTAATGGCAAAAGAAGATTTGGTTGCTCGTTTTAGTGATGATCCTTACCAAACGGAAATTTTAAAATCCATTGATAGCGTGCAGATTCCTGTTTATCAAATGGGTGAGTTTATTAGTTTTGGTGAAAAAGCATTATTGCCCAAAGCCAGTGATTTGAAGTATTATCAATTGCTATCAGTGGCGGGAGCTTATTGGCAAGGTAAGTCCAGCAACCCCATGTTGCAACGGATTTATGGGACTGCCTTTATGAATGATGAAGATTTACAAGCTGATTTGAAGCGGCGGGCTGAAATTAAAGAGCGTGATCATCGGACGATTGGTCGCGATTTAGATTTATTCTTTGTGGATCCTAAAGTTGGTTCTGGTTTGGCTTACTGGATGCCTAAGGGTGCAACAATTCGACGGACGATTGAGCGTTACATCACTGATAAAGAAATTGCGGCCGGTTATGAGCATGTTTATACACCAGTGTTAATGAATTTGGACGCTTATAAGACTTCCGGTCACTGGGCGCATTATCGTGAAGATATGTTTCCACCAATGGATATGGGTGACGGCGAGATGTTGGAATTGCGCCCAATGAATTGTCCATCACATATTCAAATTTACAAGCATCATATTCGTTCTTATCGTGAATTACCGATTCGGATTGCGGAATTGGGCATGATGCACCGTTATGAAAAATCAGGTGCCTTGTCTGGTTTGCAACGGGTGCGGGAAATGACTTTGAATGATGGTCATACTTTTGTGGCTTTGGAACAAATTGAAGATGAGTTTAAGAAAGTTTTGCAGTTGATGATGGACGTTTACAAAGATTTCAATATTGATAACTATACTTTCCGTTTGAGTTATCGTGATCCAGCTAATACTGAAAAGTATTTTGATGATGATGAAATGTGGGATCGTTCCCAAGGTATGTTGAAGTCGGCGATGGATGATTTGGGCTTGGAATATTACGAAGCTGAAGGTGAAGCAGCCTTTTATGGTCCAAAATTGGATGTCCAAACTAAGACTGCTCTCGGCAACGAGGAAACTTTATCAACGATTCAATTAGATTTTATGCAACCCGAAAAATTCCAATTAACTTATGTGGGTGAAGATGGTCAAGAGCACCGTCCAGTGATGATCCACCGTGGTGTGATTTCGACAATGGAACGTTTTATTGCTTATTTGATTGAAATGTATAAGGGTGCCTTTCCAACTTGGTTATCGCCTGTCCAAGTTCAAATTATTCCCGTTAATAATGAATATCATTTGGATTATGCTCAAGAATTACAGACGCGGATGCGTAAATTAGGTTTGCGTGTAGAGATTGATGCGCGCAATGAAAAAATGAATTATAAGATTCGCGAAGCACAAACGCAAAAAGTACCATATACGGTCGTGATTGGTGATCAAGAAGTCCAAGATTCCACCGTTTCTGTTCGAAAATATGGCGAACAGGATAGTAGTACGGAAGATGTCAGTATGTTTGTTGATAGCGTGGTCGCTGACGTGAAGAACTATTCACGAAGCGAGAGATAAATAAAAATAGGAAAAAGCTATTCGATAATATATTTCGAAATTAATTCAATTTTGAAGTATATTGTGCGAATAGCTTTTTAATTTTTTAGATCATAATGAACAAATTAACTTTATTATTTTTTGGTGATTGTCGTGCAACCATTATTTATAGAACGTCTTAAAACATGAATAATTGCTGCAATTAAGGATAAAGTAAGGGATGTTTTAGTTGATCATGATGTAACTAATTCTGCTTTTGTACGAATGATGTTGGCAATTGTTGTGACTGATGGATTTAGAACTAAATTTTAAATTAGTACTCCGAAAAATAAGAGGCTTATTATCCCCAGAGCTAATATAACTAAAATGAGTTTAAAAATGAAAATGGTAGATATCCAAATAATACGTTTATGATTTTTTCTCAGTTTTATTACGGACTTATCATCTTTAGATGCAAGTAATTTATTTGGACAATTGATTAACATGGGAAAAATAGTGCAAATGTAAGTCATAATGATAAAATAACTCAAAGAGGCTGATAATGGAATGCTAACTCTTAGCTTGAGCAGAACATACATGATTAGTTCAGAAATAAAATTTACACATAAAGAACGGTTTACTAATTTATAAATATTTATAATTGTACGTGACTTATCGCTAAAATCTAATAGCTCTTTATTAGGTAATTTATTAGAGTATCACATAGAAATATCAAAAGCATCCATGCTGAAGTAAATTATGGCAATGGTAAACAATATAATTGAAATTATTCTATAGCCATAACCTTGCTTATTTAAAATTGGTGGATATGTAATAATGAGAAAAATGATCATGTTAAAACAAAGTCTTGTGATTTCTTTGCCAAGTGTTGTTAAATTCTCTAAGTCTTTCTTTTCCTTTTGTTCCGATGAATAAGGATATGTATATTTTCCTATTTTCGCCAAATGTTTATATTGTTTTTTCACATTTATTCCTCCTTTAAATCAAGATTATTATAAAACAAAAAAGTTCCCTCATAAGGGAACTTTTTTAACGTAAATTATAATTATCACCCGTACGGGAATCGGACCCGTAACTCCACCTTGAGAGGGTGGCGTCTTAACCATTTGACCAACGGGCAATCAAACAATAAGTATTCTACTGAAAAATCGTCTACTCGTCAAGTACCTAAATAAAAAATGCCGCCAAATTATTCAAAAGATGTAATAAAATATTACTTTTGATGTTGTGCGTTTTGAGATAAAGGAGACCTAGTAACCAACCAATCAAAAATTTTGACAGAAAATAAATTGGATCTTGCGAAACATGAATTAGGCCAAATAAAAGAGCACTGAAAAACGCTCCCCAAGCTAAATGCTTGGGAAAGAACCAGTTGATAATAAAGCCGCGAAATAAAATTTCTTCCGTAATCGGTGCGATAAAAACGGCATAAAGAAGAAAAAAGACGGGCGAACTACCAGCCAATTTCAGCAAACCGTTAACATTGGTGTTACCACTCGTTTTCATCAAGGGCAACAATAAATGATTAATTAAAATTGTAATGAAAAACGTAATTAAAAGGTAGCTATAACTTTTGAGATTTAATTTTTGGGTGGAAAAAATTTGCGTCTTCAATAAAGTCACCAACATCATGCTCAAAGCCAAAACAACACCTATTACAAAATAGATATTGCTTTGCATCGGTGAAAAGTGTAACTTATTAACTAATTGCAAAATTAGCAGTGGCAACTGTTGAATTAAATAAAAAATAATGAGACCAACTAGTTTTAGTATTGTGCTAAAATAATTCTTATTTTGTTCAAAAAATTTCATGAATCAACCTTTCTGCAAGGAGCTGGTAAAAAGAATGTTTCATATTATGCGAAAAAGGATTCCTATGCTTGCCGTGTGGGGTTCTATTTTATTTATGGTTTGCCAGGTGATGGGGACGTTGTATATTCCCAATATTACTTCGGATATTGTTAATAAAGGCATTACTAAGGGCGATACTCATTATATCATAGTAGCTGGTCTACACATGATCGGGGTGTCTTTGGCGGTAATTGTGGCCGCAGGTTTGAATGTCTTGTTATCATCACAAGCATCACAAAAGTTAGGTAAACGTTTGCGTAATGATATTTATCGTAAAGTTTTGTATTTATCCAATGATGAATTTGATCAAATCGGAACGTCATCGTTGATTACGCGGACCACGAATGATGTGGTACAGATGCAAAATGTGACGATGATGATGCTACGAATGATGATTATGGCGCCAATTATGATGATTGGTGCTAGTTTTATGGCTTATCAAAAAAATCCGCAATTAACTAAAATTTTTGTAATTGTTCTACCTATTTTAATTATTATTGTGGCAGTCATTTTGTATTTTGCTGATCCTTTATTTCGCAAGATGCAGGCAAAAACAGATCGTCTTAATTTAGTTTTTCGTGAAGGATTGACGGGAGTGCGTGTGATTCGGGCATTTCGTCAAGATGATTGGGAGCAAAAGCGGTTTGCCGCAGCCAATCAAGATTATACGCATAATGCACAAAAAGTATTTTCAATTATTGCAGTGATGTCGCCACTAACGACCTTGATTATGAGTGGGACAAATATTGCGATTACATGGTTGGGCGCCAAATATATTTCGATGCAAACTATGCAAATTGGAAATTTGCTGGCGTTCATGACTTATGCTTCACAAATTTTGATGAGTGTCATGATGTTGTCGATGATTTTTGTGGTAGTCCCACGGGCGCAGGCTTCAGGGGTACGGATTCGTGAAGTTTTGGATTTGAAGAAGCAGCTGTCTGAACCTCAGACTAGTAAAATGTTGGATGATGAAGCGTCATTGAGTTTTCATGATGTGTCATTTCGCTATCAAGATGCACCACAACTGTCTTTGCAGCAAGTGAATTTTCAAGCTCAAAGTGGACAAAGTGTGGGAATTATTGGTGGCACGGGCTCCGGTAAAACGACACTAATTAGTTTGATTAGTCGGTTATATGATCCAGAAACTGGCGTAATTAAAGTTGATGGTCAGGATATACGAGCCTTAACAATTAAAGATTTGCGGGAGCGGGTCTCAGTGGTGCCACAAAAATCAATTTTATTTAAGGGCAATGTGCGTGCTAATTTGCAATATGGTGACCAAACTGCGACCGATGATAAGTTATGGCACGCTTTAAAGATTGCGCAAGCTGATGAATTTATCGAAACGTTGGATCAGACTGTGGAACAAAATGGTGATAATTTTTCTGGTGGTCAAAAGCAGCGTTTAGCGATTGCCCGAGCATTGGTTAAAGATGCGGATATTTATGTGTTCGATGATTCGTTTTCAGCGTTAGACTTCAAAACGGATGCCAAATTGCGGCAGGCTCTCAAAGACGATCCGCAAATGCAGCAAAAGGTAATTGTCATTGTCGGACAACGGATTTCTACAATTGCGGACAGCGACGTGATTGTGGTTTTGGATCAAGGCAGGATGATTGGTTGTGGGACACATCAAGAACTGAAAGCTTCCAATGCAATGTATCAAGAAATTATCACATCTCAGTTAAAGGAGGGATCGGTAGATGCCTAGTAAACAGAATATAAATCGGCAAAAACCACAAAATTTTTGGAAAACAACGTGGCGTTTGGCTCGGTATTTATCGGATTATATTGTTTCTTTGATTGTGGTTTTGATTTTGGCAATTACCGCGACTATTTTTCAAATTAAAACACCGAAAATTTTGGGGGAAGCAACCACTGAAATTTTTAAGGGTGTGATGGCAGGAATAGCTAAGCAAAAAGCGGGAATTCATGTGACGCAATTTCCTGTTGATTTTCACAAAATTGCCCAAATCTTAATGATTGTTGGCTTAATGTATGTAGGATCGGCCATTTTTAACTTTTTACAACAAATTTTGATGACACGTGCCTCGCAACAAACCGTTTTCAAATTGCGACGTGATTTGAAGTACAAAATGAAGCTATTGCCGGTCAATTTTTATGATACACACGATAATGGTGATATCATGTCGCGGGCGATTAATGATATGGACAATATTGCGGGAACGCTGCAGCAAAGTATCACGCAATTGGTGACCAGCGTTGTGACTTTAGTAGGAACCTTGTGGATGATGTTTTCGATTAGTTGGCAGCTGACATTGATTGCACTAGTAACAGTTCCGGTTAGTATAGTGTTAATTGGATTAATAGCTCCTCAATCACAAAAAGCATTCGCGGCTCAACAGAAATCGTTAGGTCTGTTAAACAATCAAGTTGAAGAAAATTACGGGGCCCATTTAGTGGTCCAAACTTTCAATCATGAACCTGCAACTTTAGCCGAATTTGAAGAAGAAAATGATCGTTTGTATTCAGCTGCATGGAAAGCACAATTATGGTCGGGGTTAATGATGCCATTAATGACTTTTGTGAATAATTTAGGCTACGTTGGTGTGGCCATCTATGGTGGAATTCAAGTGGCACATGGACGTTTGCCGATTGGGGATATTCAAGCCTTTTTACAATATACTCAACAATTTTCCCAACCAATTAATCAATTGGCAAACTTGGCGAATACCATTCAGGCGACAGTTGCTTCAGCCGAGCGCATCTTTGAAATTATGGATGAGCCAGAAATGCAGAAAACACATGTGGATGTGCCAGATACGCAAACCGATAATTTGATCGAATTGGATCATGTGCAATTTGGCTATCAAAATCAGCCCATCCTTTTACAGGATTATTCTTTGGAGGTCAAACCGGGGCAGATGATCGCTATTGTTGGACCGACTGGTGCTGGGAAGACAACGATTATTAACCTATTAGAACGTTTTTATGATATTAATAGCGGTTCGATTAAATTGGCAGGTCGAGATACACGGAATTTGACACGAGAGCAGTTGCGTTCCCATTTTGCGATGGTCTTACAGGAAACATGGTTATTTACGGGTAGTATTTATGATAATTTAAAATACGGGCGTGAAGACGCGACGCATGAACAGATTATGGCGGCTGCACAAGCTGCTCACGTCGATGAATTTGTTCAACAATTGCCTCAAGGGTACGAAACCGTTTTAAATGAGGAAGCTTCCAATATCTCGCAAGGTCAAAGGCAGTTATTGACGATTGCCCGAGCCTTTGTGGCTGATCCCGAAATTTTAATTTTGGATGAAGCAACATCATCAGTGGATACCAGAACAGAAGTCAAGATTCAACACGCAATGACGCGCTTACTTGAAGGTCGCACGAGCTTTGTGGTAGCACATCGTTTGTCCACGATTCAAGATGCCGACCAGATTATCGTGATGAATCACGGTTCAATTATGGAGACAGGTACGCATGAGCAATTGTTGGCGCAAAACGGTTTTTATGCGGATTTGTATAATGCCCAATTTAGTGGCAATGTGAGTTTGTAATGGTCGTACGAGCAGAGTATTTATGTGCCAAAATTAAGCAATTGGTCAATGAGCAAGTCGTACCGGGAGTTAGTTTTGCATTTATAACGCCCGAATGTACTATTCAAGATTATTACGGTGCTAATAGTTGGCAACCAAGTGTTACACCATTGAAAGCCGATCAATTATACGATTTGGCGTCATTAACGAAAGTATTAGGAACAACTACACTTTTATTACATTTAATTGAGCAAGGTCAGCTGCAGTGGAAATCAAAAGTAGCGGACTTCTTGCCATATTTTCAAGATTCTCGAGTGACAATTACACATTTGATGACGCATACTTCAGGTATTCGTGGTTATATTCCGCATCGTGATCAATTATCGGCGCCCCAATTGTTGCGGGCGCTTCAACAATTGCCGGTGACTGATGAATTTGAACAGGTAGTGCGCTATACCGATACTGGACCCATTTTAGCAGGTTTGATCATTGAGCAGTTGTATCAAAAACCAGTACAAACTGTAATTGCACAGCAAATTTTGCAACCGTTAAAATTACCGATGGCTACTTTTAAGCCTGATCCGGATTTGTGTGTGGTAACTAATCGACGAGCTGGTTATTGGTTAAAGGGACAAGTTCATGATCCGAAAGCTTGGCAATTGGGACCACATTGTGGTTCCTCTGGACTTTTTGCGAGTGTGGCCGATCTTTTAGTCTTTACACAGTGGTTCTTGGGGCAAACGAAAACGATACATCCGCCAATTCAGCAAACAATGATTGATTATTTATTTCAAGATTTTACTAAAAAGCAGTTAGGGCGTTCCTTTGGTTGGGATTTAAGGCTTAATTGTGTTCGACAGGCTGTTTTATATCATACGGGTTTTACGGGTAATTTTTGGTTAATTGACAAACAGCGTCAGCGAGCATTGATCGTTTTAAGTAATCGGGTGCATCCTTTAGTACAGAATCAACGTTTTTTCTTAGAACGGGATGCCATTGTGGATTTGTTTTTACAGTGAATTAAATAAAAAGAAGTGTCTGCCAAAATCATTAGCATTTTGGTGGGCACTTTTTTAATGATGTTGATAATAAAAAATTGCTAATTGCGTCCGATCCCGCAATTCTAATTTTAACAATAATTGACTGATCAGATTACGTACGGTACCCACACTCAAAAATAGTGTTTGGGCAATTTCTTTGTTGTTTTGACCATGTGCCACGAGCTGTAAGATGTCTTGCTCACGATCTGTTAGGTTTGTTGTCGTGTGATATGGCGCTTGATTTGTTAATTGAGCCTGCATTTTATGGATAATCTCGTCGCCATACACATATTGTTGATTCAAAACAGCATGGATTGCTGGAACAATAGCCTGAAAGTTTTGCTTAATCAAATATCCTTGAATTCCGATTGCTAGAGCTTCATTAATGTATTCATCATCGCTAAAAGTTGTTAGTAATAAAATCTTCGCTTGTTCATTTTTTTTGAAGATGCTTTGAGCGGCTTGCAAACCTAAACCGTCAGGCATCCGAATATCTAATAATAAAACGTCTGGACAATATTGTTTAGATAAATTGATGGCGTCTTGAACAGTGTGTCCGCAAGCGGGGACTGTTAATGTGGAATCGGTTTGAATGATCGTGGTTAAAGCTTGCGTTACTAATTGATCATCGTCGACGATAATAATTTTAGCCATGTACTTGCTCCTTCATTAAGATAATTGTAATTAAAAATTGATGTTGATGAACGTGAAAATGAATCTGACCACCAATCTCAGTGATCCGCTCCATCATATCAGTTAGACCCATACCAATCTGATAATTATCGTTGGCGCCATCGTTTTTGATTTGTAAACGATAAAATCCGAGTAAATTTTGAAAATTTAACACGACTTGCTTGGCGTTTGTGTGTTTTATAATATTAGTCAGAGTTTCTTTAATAACTGCCAAAAGGGCTTGAGTCGACTGTTCATCTAATTGAAAAATAGTGCCTTGAATCTTTATAGGACAAAATTGAAAATTTTTACTTAATAATGTTAATCCATCGCTAAGTGTCATTGCCTTTTGTTGAAGTTGATGAACATTGGTACGGATACTGTTTAAAGCTTGATTCAAGGTTATTTGTAAATTGGTTAGGGACTCGTTAACGACGGGTTCTTGATTAAGGGCACTTAAGGCGCCCACTTGCAAGATACTACTGGATAATAAATGGCCCACATTATCGTGAATATCACGGGCAATTCGATTGCGTTCGTTGGCAATTTGCAGTTGTAGCTGCGTTTGGCTAGCTTTTGTTAACGCAAGATTTTGTTGTGTTAATTGCCTCTGTTGTTCAAAACTATCATCTTGTAATTGGAGGATTTGCCTTTTCAAATGTTTAATTTTGCCGTTTAAAGTAGTCATTTCCAAAACAAGCCAATTTAAGCCAACGATCAAAATAGTTTGCCATTGCCAATGGATCAGCGTTGGCATCAGTATCAAAATAAAGACTAATTTTCGTGAAATAGGCGGTTGCTTGAATAGGGTCATTGCTAGAATTAAAGGCGAGAAGTACCAAAATTTTAGGTGCCAACTACCCAAAATGCTCAAGATTCCGAGTGGTAAATAATATTGCCAGTTTTTCAGGGGTAGCATAATTAAACTTGAACAGAGTAGACTGATTAAAGGATACATGACTGCTGTTGGTTGAAGTGGTTGCTGAAAAAATAAGATAAAACATACGCCACCAATTATGAATACTTGATTGAACGCCCTTGATTTGTTCATTTTTAATTCTCCTATGACAAATGTCATCTTATTTTAGGCCAGATGTCACTATTAAATGAACACCATTTCCATTATATTAAATATAGCTCATGAATGATAGGAGACATCAAACTTGATAATCGAAGTGCAGAATTTAGTCAAACGATACAACCAAAATAAAGTTTTGAATCATCTTAATTTAACGGTGCCTAAGGGTCAAATTTTGGGGTTATTAGGGCCTAATGGTAGTGGTAAGTCGACTTTGATTAATTGCATTTTAGGATTGTTAAAGTTTGATCGCGGACAAATTAAGATTTTTGGGCAAACCATGACGCCCACGAATTATGCGATGAAAAAGCGGATTGGCTTGGTTCCGCAGGAATTGGCTTTATTTGACGAATTAACAGTGCTGGATAATTTAAATTACTTTTGTGGTCTGTATATTCAAAATAAAAAACGGCGTCAATTTTTGGTTCAACAAGCGATGGAATTAGTAGAATTGCAGGATTTTGCAAAATACTACCCCAAACAATTGAGTGGTGGCCTAAAACGACGTCTGAATATTGCTTGTGGAATTGCGCATCAACCAGAATTACTTTTTTTAGATGAACCGACAGTAGCGGTCGATCCGCAGAGTCGCAATAAAATTCTGGACAGTATTCAGCAGTTAAATCACCAAGGTACAACCATTATTTACACGACGCATTACATGGAAGAAGTTGAACAGTTGTGTCAGCAGATTGTAATTTTGGATCATGGTGACGTTATAGCGCAAGGCACTACAGAGCAATTAACGCAATTAATTCAGACTACCGGCACTTTAACATTGGATATAGCACAAATTAGTTCGTCACAGCTTGTTGAACTTGAGCAAATGCCGGGAATGCAACAGGTTTTGTACAGTTTATCTCAGCTCACAATTGTTAATCAAAATTTGAACCAAAATTTAATTGTGATTTTGGAATATTTGCAGCAACAGCATATTTTGTATACGAATTTACGCATACAGACGGCTAATTTGAATGATGTCTTTTTAGCAATTACTGGTCGCCAGTTGCGCGATGCCAAGGAGTGATTTATGAAACAATTAATTTTAGCCCGACTAAAAATGTTTGGTCATCAGCGAATCTTATTATTTTGGTTAGTTTTGTTTCCGATGCTTATGGGTATTTTGATGAAATTGGCCTTTGGAAAATTAATGAATCAAAATCAATCACCAAATGTTCAACCGATTGCTGTGGCAGTAGTAGGTCGCAATGAGCAACAGCAATTTTTGTACCAGACATTGATACAAACTAAACAAGCTAATCAACAAAAATTATTTCATGTTCAACATACTTCGGCATCGAAAGCAAAAAATTTGCTCAGACATCAACGAATTGCAGGTTACTTTCAGCAAAATCAACATCAAAAATGGACTTTGTATTTGATTGAAAAAGGTTTTGCGCAACAGATTTTACGCAACTTTTTAACGGCTTATTTACAAAATAATCATCAGCAGCAAATGCCGCAAAATTCCAGGCGCATTTCTTTGCGCCATTGGACATCCAGACTAGATCAAAAACGTCATTTTAATAGTTTTAGTTTTTATTTTTTTGTCCTGCTAGCGTTTACTATTTTAGATGGTTACATGTTGGGCTTGACTTTGGGTCGTGACGAACAACCTCAACAATCAGCGCTCGGGGTGCGTTTACGGGTCGGTCCCACCAGTTATTTAAAGATTTGGTTGAGCGATCTATTAGCGACTTGGCTGGTCTTTTATTTGTTGGTCTTATTGATCTTAGCCTTTTTTCATTGGGGTTTGGATATTCCGTTTGGCACACGCTGGGGTTGGTTGTTGTTGGTGATTGCACTGGGTTGTTTATTGTCAATTTCCGGCGGTCAATTATGGAATAAGCTTCTCGTTTCTAAAAGTTATGCACAACAGTCCAATCTTGGATTAGTAATTGTTTTGTGCGCAGCCATGCTCAGTGGCTTAATGGGGACGATTGATTTAAAATTTTGGATTGGGCAACATTTACCTTTATTAGGCAACATTAATTTGAATACACTTTTAGGTGACTGTTTTTATCAACTCTTCTTTTATCAAGATTTACAGCCGTTTTATACCAACTTAGCTTGGTTGATTGGCATTTTGTGTATCATCTTTTTAATTAATCTAATTTTGGAAAGGAAAAATGCGTATGAACATCTATAAAGTGACTTGGAAGCTCATATATAAAAATTTAGGAATCTTGTTTTTGGGCACAGTCGTTACTTTATTCATGATGATTTTTATTGCTCAAGATTTTATCAATTCCAAATCAAGTTTGGATGAACCTAAAATAGCAATTTTGGGTTGCAAGAAATCTATCACTGCCCGTAATTTGGCACAATATTTAACTCAACAGACAAAAATTCAGTCACTCAAAAAGCAGGCGAACGCTGTTGATGATGCTCTATACTATCGGCAAATTGATGGTGTAATTTATTTACCTTCTGACTTGCAACAGCAGTTACAGGCAGGACATCAGATTAAATTAAACACAAAATATGCTACTAATCAAGCAGCTTCGTTGGTGGATGGAATGGTTGATCAATATTTCAATACTTTGACTGCTTTCAAG contains:
- a CDS encoding serine hydrolase domain-containing protein encodes the protein MVVRAEYLCAKIKQLVNEQVVPGVSFAFITPECTIQDYYGANSWQPSVTPLKADQLYDLASLTKVLGTTTLLLHLIEQGQLQWKSKVADFLPYFQDSRVTITHLMTHTSGIRGYIPHRDQLSAPQLLRALQQLPVTDEFEQVVRYTDTGPILAGLIIEQLYQKPVQTVIAQQILQPLKLPMATFKPDPDLCVVTNRRAGYWLKGQVHDPKAWQLGPHCGSSGLFASVADLLVFTQWFLGQTKTIHPPIQQTMIDYLFQDFTKKQLGRSFGWDLRLNCVRQAVLYHTGFTGNFWLIDKQRQRALIVLSNRVHPLVQNQRFFLERDAIVDLFLQ
- a CDS encoding response regulator transcription factor — translated: MAKIIIVDDDQLVTQALTTIIQTDSTLTVPACGHTVQDAINLSKQYCPDVLLLDIRMPDGLGLQAAQSIFKKNEQAKILLLTTFSDDEYINEALAIGIQGYLIKQNFQAIVPAIHAVLNQQYVYGDEIIHKMQAQLTNQAPYHTTTNLTDREQDILQLVAHGQNNKEIAQTLFLSVGTVRNLISQLLLKLELRDRTQLAIFYYQHH
- a CDS encoding sensor histidine kinase, which produces MNKSRAFNQVFIIGGVCFILFFQQPLQPTAVMYPLISLLCSSLIMLPLKNWQYYLPLGILSILGSWHLKFWYFSPLILAMTLFKQPPISRKLVFILILMPTLIHWQWQTILIVGLNWLVLEMTTLNGKIKHLKRQILQLQDDSFEQQRQLTQQNLALTKASQTQLQLQIANERNRIARDIHDNVGHLLSSSILQVGALSALNQEPVVNESLTNLQITLNQALNSIRTNVHQLQQKAMTLSDGLTLLSKNFQFCPIKIQGTIFQLDEQSTQALLAVIKETLTNIIKHTNAKQVVLNFQNLLGFYRLQIKNDGANDNYQIGMGLTDMMERITEIGGQIHFHVHQHQFLITIILMKEQVHG
- a CDS encoding ABC transporter ATP-binding protein, with the translated sequence MIIEVQNLVKRYNQNKVLNHLNLTVPKGQILGLLGPNGSGKSTLINCILGLLKFDRGQIKIFGQTMTPTNYAMKKRIGLVPQELALFDELTVLDNLNYFCGLYIQNKKRRQFLVQQAMELVELQDFAKYYPKQLSGGLKRRLNIACGIAHQPELLFLDEPTVAVDPQSRNKILDSIQQLNHQGTTIIYTTHYMEEVEQLCQQIVILDHGDVIAQGTTEQLTQLIQTTGTLTLDIAQISSSQLVELEQMPGMQQVLYSLSQLTIVNQNLNQNLIVILEYLQQQHILYTNLRIQTANLNDVFLAITGRQLRDAKE
- a CDS encoding ABC transporter permease, with the protein product MKQLILARLKMFGHQRILLFWLVLFPMLMGILMKLAFGKLMNQNQSPNVQPIAVAVVGRNEQQQFLYQTLIQTKQANQQKLFHVQHTSASKAKNLLRHQRIAGYFQQNQHQKWTLYLIEKGFAQQILRNFLTAYLQNNHQQQMPQNSRRISLRHWTSRLDQKRHFNSFSFYFFVLLAFTILDGYMLGLTLGRDEQPQQSALGVRLRVGPTSYLKIWLSDLLATWLVFYLLVLLILAFFHWGLDIPFGTRWGWLLLVIALGCLLSISGGQLWNKLLVSKSYAQQSNLGLVIVLCAAMLSGLMGTIDLKFWIGQHLPLLGNINLNTLLGDCFYQLFFYQDLQPFYTNLAWLIGILCIIFLINLILERKNAYEHL